TTCGTGTTTTGGCCTATGGTTCTGCGGCTGATGCTGTTGACGAATACCTCCGCCTTGGTGAAACTACCTCTCGAGCATGTGTGGAACATTTTGTAGAAGGAGTAATAAATTTATTCGGCGATGAGTATCTAAGAAGACCAACACCGGCTGATCTTCAACGTCTAATTGTCCCACCGCTTGGAAAGGACAATATTCACGTGGTTCGGGAAAACCCACAATCGTTTTAGAGGCGGTCGCTTCGTATGATCTTTAGATATGACATGCGTTTTTTGGACCTCCAGGTACCTTAAATGATATCAATGTTCTTGATCGCTCACCTGTTTTTGATGACATTATAAAAGGTCAAGCTCCGCAAGTTACTTACTCTGTCAATGGAAGAGAGTATCATTTGGCTTACTATCTCACTGATGGTATTTATCCGAAATGTGCAACTTTTATCCAATCTATTTCAATACCACAAGGTCCGAAAGCGACTTTATTTTCTCAATATCAAGAAGCTGTCCGAAAAAATGTCGAGCGTGCTTTTGGAGTCTTCCAAGCTCGTTTTGACATTGTTAAAAATCCAGCACTTTTTTGGGATAAAGACAAAATTGGGAGGATTATGAGAGCATGTATCATACTCCATAATATGATAGTAGAAGACGAACGAGATGGATANNNNNNNNNNNNNNNNNNNNNNNNNNNNNNNNNNNNNNNNNNNNNNNNNNNNNNNNNNNNNNNNNNNNNNNNNNNNNNGGACAAGACACCGGAACTTCACAGGTCGATCTCACGTATTCTACAGATATACCTTCAAATATCACTAATATGATGGGTGTTCGAACTAGAATTCGTGATAGACAAATGCATCAATAGCTCAAAGCTGATTTGGTTGAACATTTTACTTTGGACGTGATGAAGACAACAACTGAGTTTGAAATGTTTCTTTCAAAATATTCTCGATTATTGTACTAGTCTTTATTTTTATGTTTTTTTTTAAAATCTATGTTTTAAATGTTATCTTTTAATATGTTTTTTAATAAATCAATTTTATCTTTAAAAAAAATATTAGAAACCCTAATTAAGAAACTCCCATTGGACCGCTAAAAATGATAGTTTCTTAACCACAATCCTTAACCCCACTTAAGTAGAGTTAAAATATTAAATAATCACTAAAAAAAACCATTGAGGATGAAGGGATAATTATGGTCTTAGCAATGATAGGCTAAACCGACATAGACTCTGACTAATTATGGGATCAGTGTTTCTTGGGAATGAGTTTTTCCGCAAGTTTATACTCGAATATCAGTAAACAAATGAGTGGAAGTTTAGTTAAGGCCAACATGACCGGAATAAGATCATTTGAATACAGCTAAATTTAATCTTAAGAATCTTATTTTACAATCAGATCCTAGAAGACTTGTTAATTGGAATTTGGATCAAAGAGCCCAGATTATTATATTTCCAGTTTCCAAGAAATTCTTGGAATTTTATTTCATTATTTTGTTTTAATTCTTTTGGTAAATTTATGTGCTACTACCTTTAAACACACATATATACATACATTTACCCAGTTGATTTTTTTTTTTTTTTACCGAATAGTAATGGATATAAGAAGAGCAAGTCTTCTGGTACATGGAGGACTAACCATATTTACAAACCAATCCACCGGTTCTTGTCAAATCAGAGATCAATCTTAACGGGATATCTATGGATGCAATATTCCCAAGGATTCTTAACCGATGGCTCAACATCTCGAAGAGCCACCCAAACCGCGCTGTTACACTTAAACCCACTTCCAAAAGCAATCTGCCAAACCCTGTTCCCTTTCCTCATTCTTCCTTTAGCTTCCGTATAAGCCAACTCATACCATATAGAGCTCGATGAAGTGTTACCAAATCTATGCAACGTCATTCTCGACGCTTCCACATGTTTCGGCAAAAGCCTTAAACTCTTCTCTAGCTCGTCGATCACGGCTCTACCTCCCGCGTGTATACAGAAATGATCAAACGCAAGCTTGAAATCCGGCATGTAAGGCTTCATCTTCTTCTTAGCATTAAACAGTTTATTCACAAGAAAAGTCGCAAAGAAGAGAATCTGCTCGCTCATGGGAAGAACGAGAGGACCCAAAGTGGTGATATTCGTCTTAAGAGCTTCTCCAGCTATAGCCATCAGGTCTTTAGACAAAGAAACACCTGTTTTCAAAGTCTCGTCTTGTTCTTGATACACGCAGTTGAACGCTTTCTCATCAGATCCTTTATGAGTCCTTACCGTGTGAACAAGCTTATACTTGGAACGTTTACGATCACAACTCTTGTTAGAGAGAAGAACCGCGGAGCCACCAATCCTAAACAAGCAGTTAGGTATCAACATGGCTTTCTTATTACCAAAGTACCAGTTCTGAGTTATGTTCTCCGTGCTAACCACAAGAGCGTAAGTGTTTCTATATAACTGTAACATGTCATTAGCTAGATCAACGGCGATGACACCAGCACTACATCCCATTCCTCCTAGGTTAAAGCTCTTCACGTTCTCTCTAAGCTTATACTTGTTCACAATCATGGCTGATAAAGAAGGTGTAGGGTTAAACAAACTACAGTTCACGACAACAACACTTATCTCTTTAAGGTTGACTTTGGTGTTCTCGAAGAGACTGTCGAGTGCACCGAACACCACCAGCTCCGCTTCCTCACGCGCCGCGGCCATAGTGGGACGCGGAGGGACGTAGTGGATAGCCTCCGGTAGGTAAGTCTCGTCGCCGAGACCTGATCGTTTCAGGATCTTGCTCTGAAACTCGAGAGATGATTCGTTGAAAATGTTAGTCAGTATAGAATGTTTCATGAATTTTTCGTAGGTAAATTGGAGACTCGACGGAGGGAGGTAGCAGGAGTAATCAACAAGGTAAACTGATCTTGGTCGGGACATGAAGAAGAGAGTGGTTCCGAGAACGAAGACGAGGAAGATGAATGCAAGGTGGTTTAGGCTTAACCGGGAGACGTTCATGACCAGAACCGTCAGCGAAGCGACAAATAAGAGCTTTAAAAAGTGAGTGATGAGGTAATGATAACATAGCTTGACGTTCTTACGGATCTGTACGTTGTCGTCCATGGGAGATTTTTACTAAAAAGGAATGTGAGATTGTTGGTTATATTGGTGAGGATTCAAGATGAGTACGTGTGCGTATATATATATACACGATTGAAGAGAAGAAACTGTGAGGGTTTGTTTTTAATTATCACTATTTTCTCCTGGTTATGTTGGGTGGAGTTTGATATAACTGAAAAACAGAGAGAAGTCGCCATTTGATGAATACGTGGAAGAATGTGGCATCATGTGCATGGGCTAACTGATGGAATATGTACGGAGAGTTCGATTTGAATCCATATCAAAAAGTTTGAAACTTCAACCCGTTGCTGCATTGCATATATAGAAATAGTAATCTTCACGAGAATATACGTGGAAATAGGCTTGGGCTTGGCCCAATTGTGTCTGTGACACCCATACATTTTTGTTAATAAGAGGACCTCCAACAAAAGTATAGAAGGTGGGAATTCTCAATATTTTAATATTACAAAAAAGAAAAGCAAGTAAGAAGCTGACCAAAAGTATCTAAATATAAAAATTTACAAAAAATAATAAAAATTTACAAAAATTCTATTGAACCCCATTTGCTTATGTGTCTATCGTTCATTGGTGCTATTTTTTTTTAATTATTTAGATACTCAACTTAAAAACTTAACATTGATGTTACTCTAAGCTTTTGTATTTTTATTTCACTATACAGTTATATATTTCATAGAATCGGCCCGTTAGCAACCTAATTTAAAATTGTTATCTATAGAGAAATGAGCGGAAAAAATCATGTACATGCTTGATTGAGGCTGAAGCTTTCCCTTTCCATCTTGCAGATATCAAAAACTAAAATAAAGGTTGTAATTTTATGTAAATAATCGTTTCATGAGACTTAGAGTATGAATGGTGACCAGGGAACGGTGAGGAATAATGCATTCCCTAATGTACCTAAAAAAAATCACCATTTATAAGGAATAATAATTTCCTCTCATTCTTTTTCATTCTTTTTTTTGTAGAGAATTTAAGAACAAAATTATTCCTTGTTAAATTTGATAAGGAACAACCATTCTTTTTCATTCCTGATATTTTGTTCCCGTACATTCCTTTTTTATTCGTTCCTCTTAATTTCCGAATGGTCATCAGTCAGACCCTTAGTATGTTTGTCTTCCTGCTCTAGTGTTTCATCCATGTTATACCAAGCTTTAATAATGGAATTTCACAAGTCATTAAGTGTTAATTCATCACACCTTTTGGATAGTGTATTATTTTCTTATTCTTCTATTTTTGGGGCCATCTTTCCAAAATGGAACATTATCGGCCAAAATGGATTTCCAGCAAAACATGCTTGAAGATCATGTGAGGACAGGTAAAAATTCTGGTCCTTGGTTTAGGATGCAAGCTCATCTGTGGTCTATTAAGACTGATCTTTGACCCTACCCTGGAAGGATTATTATGAACCTCATTCATGTTTTCAGGTGTAGTCATGGAGAATCAATCAGATTTTTCTGGCCTTGTTGTATCAATGTCGATGCTGCGAGTGAAGACGGGATAATTGGAGAATACCATATTGCACCATTACAACTGATAAAGACACATGTCCACTATAACTGATTGGGATGCGCAGTTTCAATATTGTTGCGAAGACGATTTCAAAGGAGTTTTTGTATCTTCCAATTTGGTGGATCTCTTTATTTCTGCACCATATGCAAGATCAATGGAGTACACATTGGGAATTGAACATGCAAGATCAACAATAGTTGATGCTATTTTTTTCTTTTTAATTTAAATTATAATTATTTTATAAAATGATAATAATTTATTATTTACATACTCAACTTAAAAACTCAACATTAATTTTACTCTAAGCTTTTGTATTTTTTATCTCAACTTAAAATCTCTAGACATTATCAAATTGTTATTTTAAATATTTTAGTTATGTGATAAATTTTCATCAATGAAAACACATAATTAAAAGCGGATATGTGGCAATATTTGTACACAATACTTTCATTATCTTTTCTACCTTATCACATTTTTTTTAAGAACACTTCTAATTTATCACACTATTTTTCACTTTTAAACATATATTTATGAGTAAAATTGGGAATCAACTATCGCCGTCGAGAACCCTCTCCATCCAACAATACTACACTTTGCTGCTCAAGTTTCAAGTATCATTGTCTACTTTATTGATGGTGCTTGGAATGCTGGTACTTTTGGGCCGTGCTTTTGGACGGTTGATCATGAATTTTGATAGAATTTACGTTAATAGATCCTTGAACATAGACTTTGTCAATTTTGCTTTTACTGCAAAAATTCTTGTCTTCCGTGAAACTCTAAAGAACATGCCAGTATTAGGTTTCTTGAGCTTTCAAGTTTTATTAGACTTTAATATCTTTATATCGCCTATGCGTTTAGTTTAAGGTTGGAGTTAAACGAGATTACAAGCATTTTTAATATTAGAAACCTATATCAGTTTCTTCACTTTTCAATCTCTTAGCTTTATCAATTAAGCTGAAAAACAAAGCAACTGATACGTTTGGATTTGACGAGACTCTACCAATGCCATTGTATAAACTCTCATTATTACTCATGCTCTAATATATTTTATCTTTTGGTTTACTTATCGAACTAGACCAAACAAAACCAAACCAAAGCTCAGTAATTTGCTCTGCTTTGTAAATCGTTTCATTGTTTGCTATTCAGATTAACAAGGGCTCAAAGCTGAACCGTATCGTAAACCAAAACTATTTTGATTTTACCGAAATCTAAAGCAACCGGATCGAGTCAAAAAGTGCCTTGGGGAGTTTTTACGCTTAGAGACACTTTCCTACTTTCCTACTTTCCAGTTACACTATAGGACACTTAGTCAAAAAGTGCCTTGGGGAGTTTTTTACGCTTAGAGACACTTTCCTATTTTCCAGTTACACTATAGGACACTTAGTGCTTGAGACACACTTTCTCATGTCAAAAAGACTCTTAAGACCCTAAACTTTATGCTTTTTCTCATTGGCATTATGTTTTTAATATAAAAACTGTTTTCTTCTCATCACATGAATCTCTCTCTTCTTATTCTACTTTCTGTTTTCATTTACTTTTATTTCAAATTCTAAAATGTATTAAATACAAATAATTGTCATAATAAATTATACATAAAATTTTCTATCTTTTAAGATCTATTTGCATATATATATATATTAACGTGTAAACAAAATTAAGTGTGGACGTAGACACCAAAGCGTGGATAGTAGAATTATATACTAGTTGTGGACATGGACATCTTAACACGAAAGTCGTTGGCTGATATCTTTAAGAGCTTATTCTTCGCCATAGTCTCTGGCAAGGAAAAATCCACATAACCACGTTTCCATCGTTACTCCCACCGCCACCGGCACTGCCGAGGCTACCACCACGATCGAGCGGTTCCAACTCACTAAACATCTCATTTTTGGATGCTGAAGATATACCATGTGACCACATCCAATCCAACGCAACTAGCTAGCTCTCGATCTCTGATAAGACAACTTTGATCGAGCTCCAATGGAGAAGACATCTCTGATTGAGCTGTCTTATCGAAGATCGAGAGCTAGTTGCGTTGTATTGGATGTGGTCACGAGGAAGTCTCCAGCAGATGGATGTACATCAGATCGAAAGATGAGACGTTTAACGAGTTAGAACGAAAACTCAATCGTGGTGATGGTATGCGCGGTGACGGTGGGAGTAACGGTGGAAACATGGTTATCTGCGTTTCTTCTTACCGGAGACTATAGCGAAGAACAAGCTCTTAAAGGTATAAGCCAATAACCTCTGTGTAAAGGTGTTCAGGTCCACAACTAGTGTATAACTTTACTATTCACGTTTTAGATACCACGTTCACAATTAATTTTGTTTACAAACATACATATATGAAAATGAATCTTAAAAGATAGAAAATTTTATATATAATTTATTATGACAATTATTTTTATTTAATATATTTTAGATTTTGAGATGAAAACAAATGAAATCATAGAGTACAATAAGAAAAATAATAAAAAAACTAACATTTTTCTTCTCTTAAAGGTATAGTTGTCCAAAAATCCAGTGGACCCTACAAAAAAGTGTGTCATAGGTAGAAAATATCTAATGAACTTAAGAGAAACTCAAAATGTGTACTAAAAATAATCAACTCTATTATACGAGGATGAGGTCAATCGATTGATCCGACAAAACACGACCACCTGCGACAGATAATCATCCTAAAAGTCGCCACGTGTCATCACACATTCTCCTGAGTTTTCCATAATCATGAAACCCACGAACACTAATCCCAATAACGACTCGAAATTGGATATTCATCCAGATCTGGTGTTGTTAAGCGAAAATGGAGGAGAGTTTGATCAAGCGCCTCGAAGCTGCGGTTACGAGGCTCGAAGGCATCTCGAGCACCGGCGGAGGAGGAGGAGTTACTCTATCCCGCGGAGGAGATTTCTCTTCCGGCGGCAATGTCGCGGCCTCTGATCCATCGATTCTGGCTTACGACGATCTGATTTCGCAATGCGTCGGCAGGATTCTCACCGCGGCGGAGAGGATCGGCGGACCTGTTCTAGACGTGACGAAGATCGTCGCCGAGGCCTTCGCTGCGCAGAAGGAGCTGCTTATTCGCATCAAGCAAACTCAGGTGAAACGGGAAACAGATCATGATCCTGCTACTACTAGTTGTAATCGATTCATGGATTTTGGATTGGTTTTGAATCTTTTGTGTATCGTTTTTTGATTTTGAGCAGAAGCCTGACATGGCTGGATTGGCTGGATTTCTCAAGCCGTTGAATGATGTTACGATGAAAGCTGACGCTATGACTCAAGGAAGGAGGAATGATTACTTCAATCACCTTAAGGCTGCTTCTGATAGTTTATCTGCATTGGCTTGGATTGCTTTCACCGGGAAAGATTGTGGTAAGCTAAGCTGAGCCATTATGTTTTTGGTAATCGTCACTGTGATGTGGTTTTCACTCTTTTCCTTGCAAAAAGGTATGAGTATGCCAATAGCTCATGTGGAAGAAAGTTGGCAGATGGCTGAGTTCTACAGCAACAAGGTGGATGATGCTCTTTCTATGCTTTCTGGAAAACATATTGCTTTTTTTCAGATTGTATATGCTTAATCATGTGAGCTCTATGTGTTCTTCTTCAGGTTTTGGTGGAGTACCGTAACAAAGACGCTGATCATGTGGACTGGGCTAAGGCCTTGAAAGAGCTTTACTTACCTGGTTTAAGGGATTATGTTAAAAGTCATTACGCCTTGGGACCTGTTTGGAATGCATCAGGGAAACCTGTTAGTGCTCCTGCAAAGGCTCCACCTGGTGCTCCTGCTCCTCCCCCAGCACCATCCGCATCGCTCTTTAGCTCCGAGTCTTCGAAGCCGTCATCGTCGTCCAACCAGAAGCAAGGGATGTCTGCTGTTTTCCAGCAGCTCAGCTCAGGTTCTGTGACCTCAGGTACGTTTGAATTTGCGTGCGGCTTCATATTTTTCTGAAACTTTGGAATGTGATTCACAAGTAGCTTATTATTCCTTCTTTGGTTCACAGGTCTTAAAAAGGTGACGGATGATATGAAGACAAAGAACCGTGCTGATAGATCTGGAGCAGTGAGTGCCGTTGAGAAGGAAACTCGTACCACCACTAAACCAGCCGTTTCGAAAACTGGACCACCGAAAATGGAACTTCAAATGGGTCGCAAGTGGGTTGTTTTTACTAACAAATAACTAGATGATGCAAATTCAAACTATGGTAGAAGTACTCTAATATGGCTTCTACTGAACTATTAGGTGGGCTGTTGAGAACCAAATTGGGAAGAAGGACTTGGTTATCAGCGAGTGTGATTCCAAACAGTCTGTGTATGTATTTGGTTGCAAAGATTCTGTCTTGCAGATACAAGGTAACTCT
The DNA window shown above is from Brassica oleracea var. oleracea cultivar TO1000 chromosome C3, BOL, whole genome shotgun sequence and carries:
- the LOC106328772 gene encoding cyclase-associated protein 1-like translates to MEESLIKRLEAAVTRLEGISSTGGGGGVTLSRGGDFSSGGNVAASDPSILAYDDLISQCVGRILTAAERIGGPVLDVTKIVAEAFAAQKELLIRIKQTQKPDMAGLAGFLKPLNDVTMKADAMTQGRRNDYFNHLKAASDSLSALAWIAFTGKDCGMSMPIAHVEESWQMAEFYSNKVLVEYRNKDADHVDWAKALKELYLPGLRDYVKSHYALGPVWNASGKPVSAPAKAPPGAPAPPPAPSASLFSSESSKPSSSSNQKQGMSAVFQQLSSGSVTSGLKKVTDDMKTKNRADRSGAVSAVEKETRTTTKPAVSKTGPPKMELQMGRKWAVENQIGKKDLVISECDSKQSVYVFGCKDSVLQIQGKVNNITIDKCTKMGVVFTDVVAAFEIVNCTNVEVQCQGSAPTVSVDNATGCQLYLNKDSLKTAITTAKSSEINVMVPGASPDGDWVEHALPQQYNHVFTEGKFETTPVSHSGA
- the LOC106334313 gene encoding probable 3-ketoacyl-CoA synthase 2, with the protein product MDDNVQIRKNVKLCYHYLITHFLKLLFVASLTVLVMNVSRLSLNHLAFIFLVFVLGTTLFFMSRPRSVYLVDYSCYLPPSSLQFTYEKFMKHSILTNIFNESSLEFQSKILKRSGLGDETYLPEAIHYVPPRPTMAAAREEAELVVFGALDSLFENTKVNLKEISVVVVNCSLFNPTPSLSAMIVNKYKLRENVKSFNLGGMGCSAGVIAVDLANDMLQLYRNTYALVVSTENITQNWYFGNKKAMLIPNCLFRIGGSAVLLSNKSCDRKRSKYKLVHTVRTHKGSDEKAFNCVYQEQDETLKTGVSLSKDLMAIAGEALKTNITTLGPLVLPMSEQILFFATFLVNKLFNAKKKMKPYMPDFKLAFDHFCIHAGGRAVIDELEKSLRLLPKHVEASRMTLHRFGNTSSSSIWYELAYTEAKGRMRKGNRVWQIAFGSGFKCNSAVWVALRDVEPSVKNPWEYCIHRYPVKIDL